One region of Microbacterium sufflavum genomic DNA includes:
- a CDS encoding class I SAM-dependent methyltransferase, translating into MEMSELRALLTPAGLELLDGTGEVGSTAEAAAAVSRLRAAGHSPDLVSAVVGQAHLRAKAAAKFGPFAARMLFTRAGLEQATRLGVAARHAQRLRSAGMTAVADLGCGIGGDALAFAGAGLDVLAVDADEVTAAIAAYNLAPFGDSVTVRHDTAEDTLGEPRPGRAVWMDPARRTSGHSETRRVAADDYSPSLDWAFGVAARQPTGIKLGPAHDRDALPDDAETQWISADGSVVELVVWTRELARDGVRRSALLVRGDRSHELTAAADAEDAPVRDLGAFLHEPDGAVIRARLIGDVARSLDAGMLDPRIAYLTSDTALTSPFVQSFRVRDVLPMNTKGINAALKANGIGRLEIKKRGVDVDPAAFRRTLTLKGDAEATLILVRIGDRRRAILADRVSAAD; encoded by the coding sequence GTGGAGATGTCCGAGCTGCGTGCCCTGCTGACCCCCGCCGGCCTCGAACTGCTCGACGGCACCGGCGAGGTGGGCTCGACCGCAGAGGCCGCCGCCGCGGTGTCGCGTCTGCGCGCGGCCGGGCACTCCCCCGACCTCGTCTCCGCCGTGGTCGGCCAGGCGCACCTGCGGGCGAAGGCCGCCGCGAAGTTCGGCCCCTTCGCGGCCCGCATGCTGTTCACCAGGGCCGGCCTCGAACAGGCCACGCGCCTGGGTGTCGCAGCCCGGCACGCGCAGCGCCTGCGCAGCGCGGGGATGACGGCCGTGGCCGACCTCGGCTGCGGCATCGGCGGTGATGCGCTCGCGTTCGCGGGCGCCGGACTCGACGTGCTGGCGGTCGACGCCGATGAGGTCACCGCCGCGATCGCCGCCTACAACCTCGCGCCCTTCGGCGACAGCGTCACCGTGCGGCACGACACCGCGGAGGACACACTCGGGGAGCCACGACCCGGCCGCGCCGTATGGATGGACCCCGCCCGCCGCACCTCTGGGCACAGCGAGACCCGCCGCGTCGCCGCGGACGACTACTCCCCCTCGCTCGACTGGGCCTTCGGGGTCGCCGCGCGGCAGCCCACAGGGATCAAGCTCGGCCCCGCGCACGACCGCGACGCCCTGCCCGACGACGCCGAGACGCAGTGGATCAGCGCCGACGGGAGCGTGGTCGAGCTCGTGGTGTGGACGCGCGAGCTCGCGCGAGACGGTGTGCGCCGCTCGGCGCTGCTCGTCCGCGGCGACCGGTCCCACGAGCTCACCGCCGCGGCGGATGCGGAGGACGCCCCGGTGCGCGACCTCGGCGCGTTCCTCCACGAGCCGGACGGCGCCGTGATCCGCGCCCGCCTGATCGGGGATGTCGCGCGCAGCCTCGACGCGGGCATGCTCGACCCCCGCATCGCCTACCTCACGTCGGACACCGCCCTGACGAGCCCGTTCGTGCAGAGCTTCCGCGTGCGGGACGTGCTGCCGATGAACACCAAGGGCATCAACGCGGCGTTGAAGGCGAACGGCATCGGGCGGCTGGAGATCAAGAAGCGCGGGGTGGACGTGGATCCCGCGGCGTTCCGGCGCACGCTCACGCTGAAGGGCGACGCCGAGGCGACCCTGATCCTCGTGCGGATCGGCGACCGGCGCCGCGCGATCCTCGCCGACCGGGTGTCCGCGGCCGACTGA
- the groES gene encoding co-chaperone GroES, with translation MSVSIKPLEDRIVIKQVEAEQTTASGLVIPDTAKEKPQEGEVVAVGPGRIDDNGNRVPLDVAVGDRVLYSKYGGTEVKFGADEFLVLSARDVLAVVVR, from the coding sequence GTGTCGGTTTCCATCAAGCCGCTCGAGGACCGCATCGTCATCAAGCAGGTCGAGGCCGAGCAGACCACCGCGAGTGGCCTGGTCATCCCCGACACCGCCAAGGAGAAGCCCCAGGAGGGCGAGGTCGTGGCGGTCGGCCCCGGCCGCATCGACGACAACGGCAACCGCGTTCCGCTCGACGTCGCCGTCGGCGACCGCGTGCTCTACAGCAAGTACGGCGGCACCGAGGTGAAGTTCGGCGCCGACGAGTTCCTCGTCCTGTCGGCTCGCGACGTCCTCGCGGTCGTCGTCCGCTGA
- the rarD gene encoding EamA family transporter RarD — protein MTPETARATPTAGVVYAASAYVLWGVLPLYFLLLAPTGPWEVVAWRVVLSFVFCLLLLTVTRGWAAIRVILRTPRLLGWTALAGLLIYINWQVFLLGTLSGNVVETALGYFINPITTVLLGVFVLKERIRRLQWVAVGIAAIAVVVIIVAYRSFPWIALSLTASFGVYGLIKKKIGPAVDAVSGLTLESFWLLPIAVVQLVVVAQTSGLTMGANGVVHALLLGFAGVATAVPLLLFAAGTRRVNLAVIGMIQFLTPIMQFLIGVVVLHEPMPPERWIGFVLVWIAIAVFVADLLLAGRRGRRIARAALL, from the coding sequence GTGACCCCCGAGACCGCCCGCGCCACCCCGACCGCGGGCGTCGTCTACGCCGCGTCCGCCTACGTCCTGTGGGGGGTCCTGCCGCTGTACTTCCTGCTCCTGGCGCCGACGGGCCCGTGGGAGGTCGTCGCGTGGCGCGTGGTGCTGTCCTTCGTGTTCTGCCTGCTGCTGCTCACGGTCACGCGCGGGTGGGCGGCCATCCGCGTGATCCTCCGCACGCCCCGGCTGCTCGGGTGGACGGCACTGGCCGGTCTGCTCATCTACATCAACTGGCAGGTGTTCCTGCTGGGCACGCTCAGCGGCAACGTGGTCGAGACGGCGCTGGGCTACTTCATCAACCCGATCACGACCGTGCTGCTCGGGGTATTCGTGCTCAAGGAGCGCATCCGCCGCCTGCAGTGGGTCGCGGTGGGCATCGCCGCGATCGCGGTGGTCGTGATCATCGTGGCGTACCGCTCCTTCCCGTGGATCGCGCTGTCGCTCACCGCCTCGTTCGGTGTGTACGGGCTCATCAAGAAGAAGATCGGTCCGGCGGTCGACGCGGTCAGCGGGCTCACGCTGGAGTCGTTCTGGCTGCTGCCGATCGCGGTGGTGCAGCTGGTGGTGGTGGCGCAGACCTCCGGCCTCACGATGGGCGCGAACGGTGTGGTGCACGCGCTGCTGCTGGGTTTCGCGGGCGTCGCGACGGCGGTGCCGCTGCTGTTGTTCGCGGCGGGGACGCGCCGCGTGAACCTGGCCGTGATCGGCATGATCCAGTTCCTCACGCCGATCATGCAGTTCCTGATCGGCGTGGTGGTGCTGCACGAGCCGATGCCGCCGGAGCGATGGATCGGGTTCGTGCTCGTGTGGATCGCGATCGCGGTGTTCGTCGCCGACCTGCTGCTGGCCGGGCGGCGGGGACGCCGGATCGCGCGCGCCGCCCTGCTCTGA
- a CDS encoding ABC transporter substrate-binding protein — MNALKGSRTAKVFAGIALVSASAIVIAGCSSTPNAEPSEGGGDKPAADLTLKLGSLLPATGSLAFLGAPMEAGVQLAVQQINEADAGVTIDLTTADEGDLDNKAYETSITNLQNAGITAMIGAASSSVTKLILDSNAGAGILTVSPSNTSPDFTGINPLYFRTAPSDNLQGEVLGNQIAEDGHKTLGIIYQNDPYGTGLFEAIKATFEGTGGEVVADASYNQGDGQFNAQVSEIAAAKPDAVAVVSYDQFATIAPLLANAGIDTGSLYLVDGNLKDWGSDIPVSLEGSKGTRAGAELPQDFLDQLNEVWTADGNDPIDAVTYSAEAYDAVILIALAALKAGSVEGADIAEQMITVSGGEGDGEKCKDFAECAAIINDGGTPDYDGLSGEITFDENNDPKGAAIGVYEFGADNTTTRIK, encoded by the coding sequence ATGAACGCACTGAAGGGCTCGCGCACCGCGAAGGTCTTCGCCGGGATCGCGCTGGTCAGCGCATCCGCCATCGTCATCGCCGGCTGCAGCAGCACGCCGAACGCCGAGCCGTCGGAGGGTGGCGGCGACAAGCCGGCCGCCGACCTGACGCTCAAGCTCGGCTCGCTGCTGCCCGCCACCGGATCGCTCGCCTTCCTCGGCGCTCCCATGGAAGCCGGCGTGCAGCTCGCCGTGCAGCAGATCAACGAGGCCGACGCCGGTGTCACGATCGACCTGACCACCGCCGACGAGGGCGACCTCGACAACAAGGCCTACGAGACGTCGATCACCAACCTGCAGAACGCGGGCATCACCGCGATGATCGGTGCCGCGTCGTCGAGCGTCACCAAGCTGATCCTCGACAGCAACGCCGGTGCGGGCATCCTCACCGTCTCGCCGTCGAACACGTCGCCCGACTTCACGGGCATCAACCCGCTGTACTTCCGCACGGCGCCGAGCGACAACCTGCAGGGCGAGGTGCTGGGCAACCAGATCGCCGAAGACGGCCACAAGACGCTGGGCATCATCTACCAGAACGACCCGTACGGCACGGGCCTGTTCGAGGCCATCAAGGCCACTTTCGAGGGCACCGGCGGCGAGGTCGTCGCCGACGCGTCGTACAACCAGGGTGACGGCCAGTTCAACGCCCAGGTGTCGGAGATCGCGGCCGCCAAGCCCGACGCGGTCGCCGTGGTCTCGTACGACCAGTTCGCGACCATCGCGCCGCTGCTCGCCAACGCGGGCATCGACACCGGCTCGCTCTACCTGGTCGACGGAAACCTGAAGGACTGGGGCTCCGACATCCCGGTGAGCCTCGAGGGCTCGAAGGGCACGCGCGCCGGCGCCGAGCTGCCGCAGGACTTCCTCGACCAGCTCAACGAGGTCTGGACGGCCGACGGCAACGACCCGATCGACGCCGTGACATACTCGGCCGAGGCCTACGACGCCGTGATCCTGATCGCCCTGGCGGCCCTGAAGGCCGGCTCGGTCGAGGGTGCCGACATCGCCGAGCAGATGATCACCGTCTCGGGTGGCGAGGGCGACGGCGAGAAGTGCAAGGACTTCGCCGAGTGCGCCGCGATCATCAACGACGGAGGCACGCCGGATTACGACGGCCTCTCCGGTGAGATCACGTTCGACGAGAACAACGACCCGAAGGGCGCCGCGATCGGCGTCTACGAGTTCGGCGCAGACAACACCACCACGCGGATCAAGTAA
- a CDS encoding ABC transporter ATP-binding protein gives MTDAPVERNEIKNDDVVVELTNVHAGYLPGVNILNGANLVAHKGELIGIIGPNGAGKSTLLKAIFGMVNVRDGDITVKGESIVGLKADKLVARGVAFVPQTNNVFPSLTIQENLEMGLYQNPKIFAERLEFVSSIFGELGKRLKQRAGSLSGGERQMVAMSRALMMDPSVLLLDEPSAGLSPVRQDDAFIRVSDINKAGVTTIMVEQNARRCLQICDRGYVLDQGRDAYEGTGRELLNDPKVIGLYLGTLGTDAA, from the coding sequence ATGACCGACGCGCCCGTCGAGCGGAACGAGATCAAGAACGACGACGTGGTCGTCGAGCTCACCAACGTGCACGCCGGGTACCTCCCCGGGGTGAACATCCTCAACGGCGCGAACCTCGTGGCCCACAAGGGCGAGCTGATCGGCATCATCGGCCCCAACGGCGCCGGCAAGTCGACGCTGCTGAAGGCCATCTTCGGCATGGTGAACGTGCGCGACGGCGACATCACGGTCAAGGGCGAGAGCATCGTCGGCCTCAAGGCGGACAAGCTCGTGGCGCGCGGTGTCGCGTTCGTCCCGCAGACGAACAACGTGTTCCCGTCGCTCACGATCCAGGAGAACCTCGAGATGGGGCTCTACCAGAACCCGAAGATCTTCGCGGAGCGGCTGGAGTTCGTCTCCAGCATCTTCGGCGAACTCGGCAAGCGCCTCAAGCAGCGTGCCGGGTCGCTGTCCGGCGGCGAGCGCCAGATGGTCGCCATGTCGCGCGCGCTCATGATGGACCCGTCGGTGCTGCTGCTCGACGAGCCGTCGGCCGGCCTCTCCCCCGTGCGGCAGGACGACGCGTTCATCCGCGTCTCCGACATCAACAAGGCGGGCGTGACCACGATCATGGTCGAGCAGAACGCGCGCCGCTGCCTGCAGATCTGCGACCGCGGCTACGTGCTCGATCAGGGCCGCGACGCCTACGAGGGCACCGGCCGCGAGCTGCTGAACGACCCGAAGGTCATCGGCCTCTACCTGGGCACGCTCGGCACCGACGCCGCCTGA
- a CDS encoding ABC transporter ATP-binding protein gives MSSENDAAVTPAKSTPRAKTTGLTAGPAVPGVKKVDPILVVDAVQRRFGGLTAVDVDHLEIPRGAITALIGPNGAGKTTLFNLLCGFDKPNSGTWSFDGTNLSGIPSFKVARMGQVRTFQLTKSLSLLTVLENMKLGAKDQRGEGFWAGLFPFLWRKQDQEIEQRAHELLTRFKLDAKEQDFAASLSGGQRKLLEMARALMSNPTLVMLDEPMAGVNPALTQSLLDHILDLKDLGMTVLFVEHDMHMVRHIADWVVVMAEGRVVAEGPPDTVMEDPAVVDAYLGAHQDVDLGAVTGRLPVISDADAERIREQIETEVEAEVEAEEAEEEKP, from the coding sequence TTGTCAAGTGAGAACGACGCGGCGGTCACGCCCGCGAAGAGCACCCCGCGCGCCAAGACGACCGGCCTCACCGCCGGCCCTGCGGTGCCCGGCGTCAAGAAGGTCGACCCGATCCTCGTCGTGGACGCCGTGCAGCGGCGCTTCGGCGGCCTCACGGCCGTCGACGTCGACCACCTGGAGATCCCGCGCGGCGCCATCACGGCCCTGATCGGCCCGAACGGCGCCGGCAAGACGACGCTGTTCAACCTGCTGTGCGGCTTCGACAAGCCCAACAGCGGCACCTGGTCGTTCGACGGCACCAACCTCTCCGGCATCCCCTCCTTCAAGGTCGCCCGCATGGGGCAGGTGCGCACGTTCCAGCTCACCAAGTCGCTGTCGCTGCTGACCGTGCTGGAGAACATGAAGCTCGGCGCGAAGGACCAGCGCGGCGAGGGCTTCTGGGCCGGGCTCTTCCCCTTCCTCTGGCGCAAGCAGGACCAGGAGATCGAACAGCGCGCCCACGAGCTGCTGACGCGGTTCAAGCTCGACGCCAAGGAGCAGGACTTCGCGGCGTCGCTCTCCGGAGGCCAGCGCAAGCTGCTGGAGATGGCGCGCGCACTGATGAGCAACCCGACACTGGTGATGCTCGACGAGCCCATGGCCGGCGTGAACCCGGCGCTGACGCAGTCGCTGCTCGACCACATCCTCGACCTCAAGGACCTGGGCATGACGGTGCTGTTCGTGGAGCACGACATGCACATGGTGCGTCACATCGCCGACTGGGTGGTCGTGATGGCCGAGGGACGCGTCGTGGCCGAGGGGCCGCCGGACACCGTGATGGAGGACCCCGCGGTCGTCGACGCCTACCTGGGCGCGCATCAGGACGTGGACCTGGGTGCCGTGACCGGACGTCTGCCCGTGATCTCGGACGCCGACGCGGAGCGCATCCGCGAGCAGATCGAGACCGAGGTCGAAGCCGAGGTCGAGGCCGAAGAGGCCGAGGAGGAGAAGCCATGA
- a CDS encoding branched-chain amino acid ABC transporter permease has protein sequence MDFGSIFGNTASYLFSPTTIAYALAATGLAVHFGYTGLLNFGMAAFMAIGGYGYAISILTFGFPWWAGVLVGVLGGALFALLLGIPTLRLRADYLAIATIAAAEVVRLMFVTELFKDWTNSAGGLSGYHQSFRDANPFPTGTYGFGPWTYNATDLWVRVVGLIALALAVLVVWALMRSPWGRVLKGIREDEDAVRSLGKNVFAYKMQALVVGGIIGALGGIVFILPSAVIPGSYSTSLTFFLWTILLLGGAATVLGPTLGAVLFWIVFAFLGALLPAMANAGYLPMSGAQADVVRYILIGIVLMLIVIFRPQGILGNKREMTFVK, from the coding sequence ATGGACTTCGGAAGCATCTTCGGCAACACCGCCTCCTATCTGTTCAGCCCGACGACGATCGCGTACGCGCTCGCGGCGACCGGCCTCGCGGTGCACTTCGGCTACACGGGTCTGCTCAACTTCGGCATGGCCGCGTTCATGGCGATCGGCGGCTACGGCTACGCGATCTCGATCCTCACCTTCGGCTTCCCGTGGTGGGCCGGCGTGCTGGTCGGCGTGCTGGGCGGGGCCCTGTTCGCCCTGCTGCTCGGCATCCCCACGCTGCGGCTGCGCGCCGACTACCTCGCCATCGCGACCATCGCGGCCGCGGAGGTCGTGAGGCTCATGTTCGTGACGGAGCTGTTCAAGGACTGGACCAACTCCGCGGGCGGCCTCTCCGGCTACCACCAGAGCTTCCGCGACGCGAACCCCTTCCCCACCGGCACGTACGGCTTCGGTCCCTGGACCTACAACGCGACCGACCTGTGGGTGCGCGTGGTCGGCCTGATCGCCCTGGCCCTCGCGGTGCTGGTGGTGTGGGCGCTCATGCGCAGCCCGTGGGGTCGCGTGCTCAAGGGCATCCGCGAGGACGAGGACGCGGTGCGCTCGCTCGGTAAGAACGTCTTCGCGTACAAGATGCAGGCGCTCGTGGTCGGTGGCATCATCGGCGCGCTCGGCGGTATCGTGTTCATCCTGCCGTCGGCCGTGATCCCCGGCAGCTACTCCACGTCGCTGACGTTCTTCCTGTGGACGATCCTGCTGCTCGGCGGCGCCGCGACGGTGCTCGGGCCCACGCTGGGCGCCGTGCTGTTCTGGATCGTGTTCGCGTTCCTCGGCGCGCTGCTGCCCGCCATGGCGAACGCCGGTTACCTGCCCATGTCGGGCGCGCAGGCCGATGTCGTGCGGTACATCCTCATCGGCATCGTGCTGATGCTGATCGTGATCTTCCGCCCGCAGGGCATCCTCGGAAACAAGAGGGAGATGACCTTTGTCAAGTGA
- a CDS encoding branched-chain amino acid ABC transporter permease, with amino-acid sequence MALAASLLLPPSAASADTTDDGQEVTDFYFAGVVTNADEPVEGVVMSIEGNGFEAETETDAEGKWRLYVPEKETYTLTVDESTLPDGVIVDASQLPEGIQPVSGTTASFELEFGLTGTKIVNLFLGAGERVTVSFLDQLLSRIVGGLNFGLLLGLASMGAALIYGTTRLSNFAHGEMVTWGAVITLVFTTFWQLPLWAGIIAAVIGGAALGWALDAGIWKPLRRKGLGVVQLMIVSIGLSLALRYTLQYIIGGNTYQLPGASPEPIRLGPISLSYIDMIGMATSIIVILGVAFFLTRTRTGKATRAISDNPQLAAASGIDVDKVIRIVWILAGTLAAISGILWAYFRPGVKWDMGMQMLLLMFCAITLGGLGSAIGALIGSIIVGLAVEVSTLLGVPSDLKYASALVALIIILLVRPQGILGRKERLG; translated from the coding sequence ATGGCGCTCGCGGCCTCACTGCTGCTCCCTCCCTCAGCGGCCTCCGCCGACACCACCGACGACGGGCAAGAGGTCACCGACTTCTACTTCGCGGGTGTGGTCACCAACGCCGATGAGCCCGTCGAGGGCGTGGTCATGTCGATCGAGGGCAACGGCTTCGAGGCCGAGACCGAGACCGACGCCGAGGGCAAGTGGCGCCTGTACGTGCCGGAGAAGGAGACGTACACCCTGACGGTGGACGAGTCCACGCTCCCCGACGGTGTGATCGTCGACGCCTCGCAGCTGCCCGAGGGCATCCAGCCGGTGTCGGGCACGACGGCCTCGTTCGAACTGGAGTTCGGGCTCACCGGCACCAAGATCGTCAACCTCTTCCTCGGCGCGGGCGAGCGGGTCACGGTGTCGTTCCTCGATCAGCTGCTGTCGCGCATCGTCGGCGGCCTGAACTTCGGGCTCCTGCTCGGCCTCGCCTCCATGGGGGCGGCACTCATCTACGGCACCACACGGCTGTCGAACTTCGCGCACGGCGAGATGGTGACCTGGGGCGCCGTGATCACCCTCGTGTTCACGACCTTCTGGCAGCTGCCGCTGTGGGCGGGCATCATCGCGGCGGTGATCGGCGGCGCGGCCCTGGGCTGGGCGCTCGACGCCGGCATCTGGAAGCCGCTGCGCCGCAAGGGCCTCGGGGTGGTGCAGCTCATGATCGTGAGCATCGGCCTCTCGCTCGCGCTGCGGTACACGCTGCAGTACATCATCGGCGGCAACACCTATCAGCTCCCCGGCGCGAGCCCCGAGCCGATCCGCCTCGGGCCGATCTCGCTGTCGTACATCGACATGATCGGCATGGCCACCAGCATCATCGTCATCCTCGGCGTCGCGTTCTTCCTCACCCGCACCCGGACGGGCAAGGCGACGAGGGCGATCTCGGACAACCCGCAGCTCGCGGCCGCCTCCGGCATCGACGTCGACAAGGTCATCCGCATCGTGTGGATCCTGGCCGGCACGCTCGCCGCCATCTCGGGCATCCTCTGGGCGTACTTCCGCCCGGGAGTGAAGTGGGACATGGGCATGCAGATGCTGCTGCTGATGTTCTGCGCCATCACCCTCGGCGGCCTGGGCTCGGCGATCGGCGCCCTGATCGGCTCGATCATCGTCGGGCTCGCGGTGGAGGTGTCCACGCTGCTGGGCGTCCCCTCCGACCTCAAGTACGCCAGCGCCCTGGTCGCGCTGATCATCATCCTGCTCGTGCGACCGCAGGGCATCCTCGGACGCAAGGAAAGGTTGGGCTGA
- the guaB gene encoding IMP dehydrogenase, giving the protein MDQHDPFGFVGLTYDDVLLLPGHTDVIPSEADTSSRITRRISVATPLLSSAMDTVTESRMAIAMAREGGIGILHRNLSIADQAAHVDRVKRSESGMITDPITTTADATVEEVDALCAKYRISGLPVVDAEGRLVGIITNRDMRFVSGFERQTTFVKDVMTSENLVTAPVGVAAGEVIALFAKHRVEKLPLIDEDGKLAGLITIKDFDKSEKYPLATKDDQGRLRVGAAIGFFGDAWERAEALRDAGVDVLVVDTANGQSQGVIDLVKRLKADESFAHIDVIGGNVATREGAQALVDAGVDAVKVGVGPGSICTTRVVAGVGVPQVTAVYEASLAARPAGIPVIADGGLQYSGDIAKALVAGADAVMLGSLLAGTDESPGEIVFQSGKQFKQYRGMGSLGAMQTRGKQTSYSKDRYFQADVPSDDKLIPEGIEGQVPYRGPLSAVAYQLVGGLRQSMFYVGARTIEELKARGKFVRITSAGLKESHPHDVQIVVEAPNYKK; this is encoded by the coding sequence ATGGACCAGCACGATCCCTTCGGCTTCGTCGGACTGACCTACGATGACGTTCTGCTCCTGCCGGGGCATACCGACGTCATCCCCAGTGAGGCTGACACGTCGTCGCGGATCACGCGTCGCATCTCCGTCGCGACGCCTCTGCTGTCCAGCGCCATGGACACCGTCACCGAGTCGCGCATGGCCATCGCGATGGCGCGCGAGGGCGGCATCGGCATCCTGCACCGCAACCTGTCGATCGCCGACCAGGCCGCGCACGTCGACCGCGTCAAGCGCAGCGAGTCGGGCATGATCACCGACCCCATCACCACGACCGCCGACGCGACGGTGGAGGAGGTCGACGCGCTGTGCGCCAAGTACCGCATCTCGGGCCTTCCCGTGGTCGACGCCGAGGGCCGCCTGGTGGGCATCATCACGAACCGCGACATGCGGTTCGTCTCGGGGTTCGAGCGTCAGACCACGTTCGTGAAAGACGTCATGACGAGCGAGAACCTCGTCACCGCACCGGTGGGCGTCGCGGCGGGCGAGGTCATCGCCCTGTTCGCGAAGCACCGCGTGGAGAAGCTGCCGCTGATCGACGAGGACGGCAAGCTCGCCGGGCTCATCACCATCAAGGACTTCGACAAGAGCGAGAAGTACCCGCTCGCGACCAAGGACGACCAGGGCCGCCTGCGCGTCGGTGCGGCGATCGGCTTCTTCGGCGACGCGTGGGAGCGGGCCGAGGCGCTGCGTGACGCGGGCGTCGACGTGCTCGTGGTCGACACGGCCAACGGCCAGTCGCAGGGCGTGATCGACCTGGTCAAGCGCCTCAAGGCCGACGAGTCCTTCGCCCACATCGACGTGATCGGCGGCAACGTCGCGACGCGTGAGGGCGCACAGGCGCTGGTCGACGCGGGCGTCGACGCGGTCAAGGTCGGCGTCGGCCCCGGCTCCATCTGCACCACGCGCGTGGTCGCGGGCGTCGGAGTGCCGCAGGTGACCGCCGTGTACGAGGCGTCGCTCGCGGCCCGTCCGGCCGGCATCCCCGTGATCGCCGACGGTGGCCTGCAGTACTCGGGCGACATCGCGAAGGCCCTCGTCGCAGGCGCCGACGCGGTCATGCTCGGTTCGCTGCTCGCCGGTACCGACGAGTCGCCGGGCGAGATCGTGTTCCAGTCGGGCAAGCAGTTCAAGCAGTACCGCGGCATGGGCTCGCTCGGGGCGATGCAGACCCGCGGCAAGCAGACCTCCTACTCCAAGGACCGCTACTTCCAGGCCGACGTGCCCAGCGACGACAAGCTGATCCCCGAGGGCATCGAGGGGCAGGTGCCGTACCGCGGCCCGCTCTCCGCCGTCGCCTACCAGCTCGTCGGCGGGCTGCGGCAGTCGATGTTCTACGTCGGCGCCCGCACGATCGAGGAGCTCAAGGCCCGCGGCAAGTTCGTGCGCATCACCTCGGCCGGGCTCAAGGAGTCGCACCCGCACGACGTGCAGATCGTGGTCGAGGCGCCCAACTACAAGAAGTGA
- a CDS encoding DUF4190 domain-containing protein gives MTNPPPPEASQPGTPPPAWNSTPANGPAAAYPPPPGPAAPGAYGQTAPPSPPGRVLSIVGLVLAFLLPPIGLILSIIAAVQLGKAHAPKGLAIAGIIVGAVLTILEIIGIILLVTVFAGIFGMCAELGPGVWEVGGVTYRCG, from the coding sequence ATGACGAACCCCCCGCCCCCCGAGGCGTCGCAGCCCGGCACCCCTCCCCCCGCCTGGAACAGCACCCCCGCGAACGGCCCGGCCGCCGCGTACCCGCCGCCGCCCGGTCCCGCGGCTCCCGGCGCCTACGGCCAGACCGCGCCGCCCTCGCCTCCCGGACGCGTGTTGTCGATCGTCGGACTCGTGCTGGCGTTCCTGCTGCCGCCGATCGGCCTCATCCTCAGCATCATCGCCGCGGTGCAGCTGGGGAAGGCGCACGCGCCGAAGGGCCTCGCGATCGCCGGCATCATCGTCGGCGCGGTGCTGACCATCCTGGAGATCATCGGCATCATCCTGCTGGTGACCGTGTTCGCGGGCATCTTCGGGATGTGCGCCGAGCTCGGCCCCGGCGTGTGGGAGGTCGGCGGCGTCACCTACCGCTGCGGCTGA
- a CDS encoding HTH domain-containing protein: MSTTSFDVSRELARLLEEGAITMKALEVMTGIDHVRLRKLLVVAPAAVGMDSSPAVLTGHEAARLSALVAQLTEASGIGDDDRLRATLESLTGALHLTPGNIARLTGLSTDVVQTVLAGDRPLPGDEKYAVAIRCSYLVNAANLARPR; the protein is encoded by the coding sequence ATGTCAACGACCAGCTTCGACGTTTCCCGTGAACTGGCTCGCCTCCTCGAAGAAGGTGCCATCACGATGAAGGCGCTCGAGGTGATGACGGGTATCGATCACGTGAGGCTGCGGAAGCTCCTCGTCGTAGCACCGGCGGCCGTCGGAATGGACTCGTCACCGGCTGTGCTCACCGGGCACGAAGCGGCTCGTCTCTCCGCGCTCGTGGCCCAACTCACGGAGGCCAGCGGGATCGGCGACGATGATCGGCTCCGCGCGACCCTCGAGTCCCTCACCGGAGCACTGCACCTCACCCCGGGGAACATCGCGCGATTGACCGGTCTCTCCACGGACGTCGTCCAGACCGTGCTCGCCGGTGACCGCCCGCTGCCGGGTGACGAGAAGTATGCCGTCGCCATCCGGTGCTCGTACCTCGTGAACGCGGCGAACCTCGCACGACCGCGCTGA
- a CDS encoding DUF2277 domain-containing protein: MCRNIVPLNNLAPAATDEECHDAALQFVRKISGATAPSRVNRDVFDRAVEEIAAATRRLLDDLVTTAPPKNREAEAAKRQARSAERYEAIRVYQQEKRAARAAT; the protein is encoded by the coding sequence ATGTGCCGGAACATCGTGCCCCTGAACAACCTGGCCCCCGCGGCGACCGATGAGGAGTGCCACGACGCGGCGCTCCAGTTCGTCCGCAAGATCTCCGGGGCGACGGCGCCCTCGCGCGTCAACAGGGACGTGTTCGATCGCGCCGTCGAGGAGATCGCTGCGGCCACGCGACGGCTGCTGGACGATCTCGTGACGACCGCGCCGCCCAAGAACCGGGAGGCGGAGGCGGCCAAGCGCCAGGCCCGCTCGGCCGAGCGATACGAGGCCATCCGGGTGTACCAGCAGGAGAAGCGGGCGGCGCGGGCGGCGACCTGA